The Tardiphaga alba genome includes a window with the following:
- the pth gene encoding aminoacyl-tRNA hydrolase, translating into MRLFVGLGNPGAKYQGNRHNIGFMVLDEIARRHGFAPWRRRFQGETSEGTLGGERVILLKPMTFMNESGRSVQEAASFFKISLGDIAAFHDELELPFAKVRVKIGGGIAGHNGLRSISAHVGNDYRRVRLGIGHPGAKELVYNHVLGDFAKAERAQLEAFNDAVSDHVGLLVGGNDSSFQNKVHLTMQAKGFTSKDDNGSAKKPLKN; encoded by the coding sequence ATGCGCCTCTTTGTTGGCCTCGGAAACCCTGGTGCGAAATACCAGGGCAACCGGCACAATATCGGGTTCATGGTTCTCGACGAGATTGCGCGGCGTCACGGTTTTGCACCGTGGCGCCGTCGCTTTCAGGGCGAGACCTCGGAAGGCACGCTCGGTGGCGAGCGCGTCATTCTGCTGAAGCCGATGACTTTCATGAACGAATCCGGCCGCTCCGTGCAGGAGGCAGCCTCGTTCTTCAAAATTTCACTCGGCGACATCGCCGCGTTTCACGACGAGCTCGAACTGCCCTTCGCCAAAGTGCGCGTGAAGATCGGCGGCGGCATTGCCGGGCATAACGGCCTGCGCTCGATCTCCGCCCATGTCGGCAACGACTATCGCCGCGTGCGTCTCGGCATCGGACATCCCGGTGCCAAGGAGCTGGTGTATAACCATGTGCTGGGCGATTTCGCCAAAGCGGAACGCGCGCAGCTCGAAGCGTTCAATGATGCAGTGAGCGATCATGTCGGCTTGCTGGTCGGTGGTAACGACTCGTCGTTCCAGAACAAGGTGCATCTGACGATGCAGGCCAAAGGTTTTACGTCGAAGGACGACAACGGCTCCGCTAAGAAGCCGTTGAAGAATTAG
- the ychF gene encoding redox-regulated ATPase YchF: MGFKCGIVGLPNVGKSTLFNALTETAAAQAANYPFCTIEPNVGEVAVPDKRLDKLSEIGKSQQIIPTRLTFVDIAGLVKGASKGEGLGNQFLATIREVDAVAHVVRCFVDDDITHVEGKIDPLADIEIIETELMLADLDSCEKRIDNLTKKAKGNDKDAKDQLDLIQRALVLLRDGKPTRFLERKPEEERAFSMLGLLTSKPVLYVCNVEEGSAGEGNEYSKRVAEHAAKEGAVAVAISAKIESEIATLSRAERAEFLETLGLEEAGLDRLIRAGYTLLQLITYFTVGPKEARAWTITKGTKAPQAAAVIHTDFEKGFIRAETIGYDDYVRLGGEAGARDGGKLRLEGKEYVVADGDVLHFRFNT; the protein is encoded by the coding sequence ATGGGATTCAAATGCGGGATCGTCGGGCTGCCGAATGTCGGCAAATCGACGCTGTTCAATGCGCTCACCGAAACCGCGGCCGCACAGGCTGCGAACTATCCGTTCTGCACCATCGAGCCGAATGTCGGTGAAGTCGCGGTGCCGGACAAGCGCCTCGACAAGCTGTCCGAGATCGGCAAGTCGCAGCAGATCATCCCCACCCGCCTGACCTTCGTGGACATCGCCGGCCTCGTGAAGGGCGCGTCGAAGGGCGAAGGCCTCGGCAACCAGTTTCTGGCCACCATCCGCGAAGTCGATGCCGTCGCGCATGTGGTGCGCTGCTTTGTCGATGACGACATCACCCATGTGGAAGGCAAGATCGATCCGCTCGCCGATATCGAGATCATCGAAACCGAGCTGATGCTCGCCGATCTCGATTCCTGCGAAAAGCGCATCGATAACCTGACGAAAAAGGCCAAGGGCAACGACAAGGACGCCAAGGATCAGCTCGATCTGATTCAGCGCGCACTGGTGCTGCTGCGCGACGGCAAGCCGACGCGTTTTCTCGAGCGCAAGCCCGAGGAAGAGCGTGCTTTCAGCATGCTGGGCCTGCTGACCTCGAAGCCTGTTCTCTATGTTTGTAACGTCGAAGAAGGCTCGGCCGGCGAAGGCAACGAATATTCGAAGCGTGTCGCCGAGCATGCCGCCAAGGAAGGCGCCGTGGCTGTCGCGATCTCGGCCAAGATCGAATCCGAAATCGCCACGCTGTCACGCGCCGAGCGCGCCGAGTTCCTCGAGACCCTCGGGCTCGAAGAAGCCGGTCTCGATCGCCTGATCCGTGCCGGCTACACGCTGCTGCAGCTCATCACTTACTTCACGGTGGGCCCGAAGGAAGCGCGCGCCTGGACCATCACCAAAGGCACCAAGGCGCCGCAGGCGGCCGCCGTCATTCACACCGATTTCGAGAAGGGTTTCATCCGCGCTGAAACCATCGGCTATGACGACTATGTCAGGCTCGGTGGCGAAGCTGGCGCCCGCGATGGCGGCAAGCTGCGGCTGGAAGGCAAGGAATATGTCGTCGCCGACGGTGACGTGCTGCACTTCCGCTTCAATACGTAA
- a CDS encoding accessory factor UbiK family protein encodes MTQTNNRLFDEIGRLMNEAAGAAQGVKREMDTVVRTQAEKILRDLDLVKREEFEAVKDMARLAREENETLKARIAALEAKLG; translated from the coding sequence ATGACCCAGACCAACAATCGGTTATTCGACGAGATCGGCCGCTTGATGAACGAAGCCGCCGGCGCCGCCCAGGGCGTCAAGCGCGAGATGGATACGGTCGTCCGCACCCAGGCCGAAAAGATCCTGCGCGACCTCGATCTGGTGAAGCGTGAGGAATTCGAGGCCGTGAAGGACATGGCCCGTCTCGCCCGCGAGGAGAATGAGACGCTGAAGGCCCGGATCGCGGCGCTGGAGGCGAAGCTCGGCTGA
- a CDS encoding 50S ribosomal protein L25/general stress protein Ctc, whose translation MATVKEFKATARPVSGKGAARAERRAGRIPAVIYGDNKPPLAISVDDKELRLRIQAGRFLTTIFNIELDGQKHRVIPRDYHLDPVKDFPIHVDFFRLGEGATIRVNVPLHVNGAETAPGVKRGGTINIVAHTIELEAEADSIPQYLEVDVSALDIGSSLHITDLKLPKGVKTLARDADLTLVTIVPPSGYGEEAAPAAAAAAAPAAAGGKAPAAGAKAPAAAAAPAKKK comes from the coding sequence ATGGCGACCGTGAAGGAATTCAAGGCGACCGCACGTCCGGTGAGCGGCAAGGGGGCCGCACGGGCAGAGCGACGCGCCGGCCGTATCCCGGCTGTGATCTATGGTGACAACAAGCCCCCGCTGGCGATCTCGGTGGATGACAAGGAACTGCGTCTGCGCATTCAGGCCGGCCGCTTCCTGACCACGATTTTCAACATCGAACTCGATGGCCAGAAGCACCGCGTGATCCCGCGCGACTACCACCTCGATCCGGTCAAGGATTTCCCGATCCACGTGGATTTCTTCCGTCTCGGCGAAGGCGCGACCATCCGCGTCAACGTTCCGCTGCACGTGAACGGCGCTGAAACCGCTCCGGGCGTGAAGCGCGGCGGCACGATCAACATCGTCGCCCACACGATCGAACTCGAAGCTGAAGCCGACAGCATTCCGCAGTATCTGGAAGTCGATGTCAGCGCGCTCGATATCGGTTCGTCGCTCCACATCACCGACCTCAAGCTGCCGAAGGGCGTGAAGACGCTCGCGCGCGACGCCGATCTGACGCTCGTCACCATCGTGCCGCCGTCGGGCTATGGTGAGGAAGCTGCTCCGGCCGCTGCCGCCGCTGCTGCTCCGGCTGCTGCTGGTGGCAAGGCTCCGGCCGCGGGCGCCAAGGCTCCGGCTGCTGCCGCTGCTCCGGCGAAGAAGAAGTAA
- a CDS encoding MaoC family dehydratase: MTLTFDDFQTGHFGRFGPRHITRDEIIAYAREYDPQPMHLDEEAAKASMLKGLAGSGWHMCSLMMRMIYDGFLHKSASMGSPGVTEMKWLMPFRPGDELTLNVDVLETRASQSRPSMGIVTFRCTMLNAKEQTVSDMTVPIMFGRRTLAEKV, from the coding sequence ATGACCCTGACATTCGACGATTTTCAGACGGGCCATTTCGGCCGTTTCGGTCCGCGCCATATCACCCGCGATGAAATCATCGCCTATGCCAGAGAATACGATCCGCAGCCGATGCATCTCGACGAGGAGGCCGCGAAGGCCTCGATGCTGAAGGGCCTTGCCGGGTCGGGCTGGCACATGTGCTCACTGATGATGCGCATGATCTATGACGGCTTTCTGCACAAGAGCGCATCGATGGGATCACCGGGGGTCACCGAGATGAAATGGCTGATGCCATTCCGTCCCGGCGATGAGCTGACGTTGAATGTCGATGTGCTCGAGACGCGCGCGTCGCAGAGCCGGCCGTCCATGGGCATCGTGACCTTCAGATGCACCATGCTCAACGCCAAGGAGCAGACCGTGTCCGACATGACCGTGCCGATCATGTTTGGTCGTCGCACCCTCGCAGAGAAGGTGTGA
- a CDS encoding BrnT family toxin — translation MKITFDPQKRLKTLGERGIDFAVDAEKVFAGDKVTFPDDRFDYGEKREITVGWLNGRMVFMVWTQRGEARHVISMRFCHAKEAAKYRPAFDT, via the coding sequence GTGAAGATCACCTTCGATCCGCAAAAGCGTTTGAAAACGCTCGGCGAGCGAGGGATCGATTTTGCCGTCGATGCGGAGAAGGTGTTCGCGGGTGACAAGGTCACGTTTCCGGACGATCGCTTCGACTACGGAGAAAAACGTGAAATCACGGTCGGTTGGCTCAACGGCCGCATGGTTTTCATGGTTTGGACACAGCGCGGCGAGGCGCGTCATGTCATTTCGATGAGGTTTTGCCATGCCAAGGAAGCAGCCAAATACCGCCCAGCCTTCGACACTTGA
- a CDS encoding DUF4282 domain-containing protein, whose translation MFEFRDLFQWDRFITPTIIKTFYWLVIALIILFGISGIFSGLAAMAISPFGGFILVLSSLASIVVGIICARIGSEFILIVFRINEHLGAIRDQGQGQH comes from the coding sequence ATGTTCGAATTTCGTGACCTGTTCCAGTGGGATCGTTTCATCACGCCCACCATCATCAAGACGTTCTACTGGCTGGTGATTGCCCTGATCATCCTGTTCGGCATTTCCGGCATTTTCTCCGGTCTGGCGGCGATGGCGATCAGTCCCTTCGGCGGCTTCATCCTCGTCCTGTCGAGCCTTGCCAGTATCGTGGTCGGCATCATCTGCGCGCGGATCGGTTCGGAATTCATCCTGATCGTGTTCCGCATCAACGAGCATCTCGGCGCGATCCGCGATCAGGGACAGGGTCAGCACTAA
- a CDS encoding BrnA antitoxin family protein: protein MPRKQPNTAQPSTLDEQVAKEPWVDPDDAPELTDELLDSVADRAVFSHGDKVIARGRPALDLFFKKATVTIRLDPDVVESYKSLGTGWQTKINDDLRKARKLGPRRKTA, encoded by the coding sequence ATGCCAAGGAAGCAGCCAAATACCGCCCAGCCTTCGACACTTGACGAACAGGTTGCGAAAGAGCCTTGGGTCGATCCGGATGATGCTCCGGAATTGACGGATGAACTTCTTGATAGCGTGGCCGACAGAGCCGTCTTCTCTCACGGCGATAAAGTCATCGCCCGCGGTCGCCCGGCGCTTGACCTATTCTTCAAGAAAGCCACCGTTACGATCCGCCTCGATCCGGATGTCGTGGAGTCCTACAAGTCGCTTGGAACCGGCTGGCAAACCAAAATCAACGACGATCTCCGTAAAGCCCGCAAGCTCGGTCCGAGGCGCAAGACGGCCTGA
- a CDS encoding MaoC family dehydratase yields MPFLEDIKVGHRRELGTFTFTADNIKTFAREFDPQPFHLDEEAGRNSLFGGLAASGWHVASVCMKLIVAEGVRARAEAEARGEEIATGGPSPGFRDLRWIKPVLAGDTLTYTSEIESVRATASRPGWGIVHSRNVAVNQRGEEVYSFLGSVFMPQRGERR; encoded by the coding sequence ATGCCCTTCCTCGAAGACATCAAGGTCGGCCATCGCCGCGAGCTCGGGACGTTCACCTTCACGGCGGACAATATCAAAACCTTCGCGCGCGAATTCGATCCGCAACCATTCCACCTCGATGAAGAAGCTGGTCGCAACTCGCTGTTTGGTGGCCTTGCAGCCTCGGGTTGGCATGTGGCGTCGGTATGCATGAAACTGATCGTGGCCGAAGGCGTGCGTGCGCGTGCCGAGGCAGAAGCGCGCGGTGAGGAGATCGCGACCGGCGGACCGTCGCCCGGCTTTCGCGACCTGCGCTGGATCAAGCCGGTTCTCGCCGGCGATACGCTGACTTATACGAGCGAAATCGAATCCGTGCGGGCAACCGCATCGCGACCGGGATGGGGCATCGTTCATTCGAGGAATGTTGCGGTCAATCAACGCGGCGAGGAGGTTTATTCCTTCCTCGGATCCGTATTCATGCCTCAGCGCGGAGAGCGTCGTTAA
- the lgt gene encoding prolipoprotein diacylglyceryl transferase yields MPFLAIDFPAFNPVAVAIGPIVIRWYALAYIAGIVIGWVYARALIKREKLWGGPAPVSLIQFDDFILWVTLGIIIGGRTGEVLFWNFPYYAAHPWEIFQLWNGGMSFHGGYLGCVVAVMAFAWANRISILSLGDLTCAVAPIGIFLGRVANFINGELWGRVTDASVPWAVIFPHAGPQPRHPSQLYEAGLEGLLLFIVLAVMVRMGALKRPGLILGAFTIVYGCARIVGELFREPDAPTGFVIGQITMGQLLSVPMIAVGLVLIIRAWRQPDRTELNPGKA; encoded by the coding sequence ATGCCATTTCTCGCGATCGACTTCCCCGCCTTCAATCCCGTCGCCGTTGCGATCGGCCCGATCGTCATTCGCTGGTATGCGCTGGCCTATATCGCCGGCATCGTGATCGGCTGGGTCTATGCCCGCGCGCTGATCAAGCGCGAAAAGCTCTGGGGCGGCCCGGCACCGGTCTCGCTGATCCAGTTCGACGACTTCATCCTCTGGGTGACGCTGGGCATCATCATCGGCGGCCGCACCGGTGAGGTGCTGTTCTGGAATTTCCCTTATTACGCCGCGCATCCCTGGGAAATCTTCCAGCTCTGGAATGGCGGCATGTCGTTCCATGGCGGCTATCTCGGCTGCGTCGTTGCAGTCATGGCCTTTGCCTGGGCGAACCGCATCTCGATCCTGTCGCTCGGCGACCTCACTTGCGCCGTCGCGCCCATCGGCATCTTTCTCGGTCGCGTCGCCAATTTCATCAATGGTGAGCTCTGGGGCCGCGTCACCGATGCCAGCGTGCCGTGGGCCGTTATCTTTCCGCACGCGGGACCGCAGCCGCGCCATCCGAGCCAGCTTTACGAAGCGGGCCTCGAAGGCTTGCTGCTCTTCATCGTCCTCGCCGTCATGGTCCGCATGGGCGCCCTGAAGCGCCCCGGCCTGATCCTGGGCGCCTTCACCATTGTCTATGGTTGCGCGCGTATCGTCGGCGAACTGTTCCGCGAACCCGACGCGCCGACCGGCTTCGTCATCGGCCAGATCACCATGGGCCAATTGCTGTCGGTGCCGATGATTGCTGTCGGCCTCGTGCTCATCATACGTGCATGGCGCCAGCCGGACCGCACCGAACTCAATCCGGGTAAGGCCTGA
- the pgeF gene encoding peptidoglycan editing factor PgeF, with protein sequence MKTFTSPLLAGLPGLRHAFFTRDGGVSKGIYAGLNGGLGSNDERADVIENRRRMADAMGVAPNCFLTAYQIHSPDVAVVTTPQDGDERPHVDALVTATPGLALGVTTADCGPILFADPKARVIGTAHAGWKGAFTGVLENTIAEMEKLGAHRADIVVAIGPLIRQPSYEVGAEFVTRFTEADPSFARFFLPSARAGHAMFDLAGFIRMRLERAGITAIDDTGIDTYPDENLFSYRRTVHRNEGDYGRQIHAIVLAH encoded by the coding sequence ATGAAGACGTTTACATCTCCCCTTCTTGCAGGTCTACCCGGCCTGCGGCACGCCTTCTTCACCCGCGACGGCGGCGTATCGAAGGGCATCTATGCCGGCCTCAATGGCGGCCTCGGCTCCAATGACGAACGTGCAGACGTCATTGAAAACCGCCGCCGCATGGCGGACGCCATGGGTGTCGCGCCGAACTGTTTCCTGACCGCCTATCAAATCCATTCACCCGACGTGGCCGTGGTGACGACGCCACAGGATGGCGACGAGCGACCGCATGTGGATGCGCTTGTGACCGCGACCCCCGGCCTTGCGCTCGGCGTAACGACAGCGGATTGCGGGCCGATCCTGTTTGCCGATCCGAAGGCGCGGGTGATCGGTACGGCGCATGCCGGCTGGAAAGGCGCTTTCACCGGCGTGCTCGAAAACACGATCGCCGAGATGGAAAAACTTGGCGCCCACCGCGCCGATATCGTGGTCGCGATCGGCCCTCTGATCCGGCAGCCGAGCTATGAGGTCGGCGCCGAATTCGTGACCCGCTTCACGGAGGCTGATCCCTCATTCGCGCGCTTCTTCCTGCCTTCGGCGCGCGCAGGGCACGCGATGTTCGATCTCGCCGGCTTCATCCGCATGCGGCTGGAGCGTGCCGGCATCACCGCCATCGACGACACCGGCATCGACACCTATCCCGATGAGAACCTGTTCAGCTATCGGCGCACGGTCCATCGCAACGAAGGCGACTATGGTCGCCAGATTCACGCCATCGTGCTCGCGCATTAA